TCAGAGGCCAGCAATCCACCTTGCCGCCCCAATTGTCGTATCACCGCTACGACAATTGGCTCAGTGGCCATCACCGCCTGCGTATCGTACTAAGCACTGGAAAAGTGTGCCCGTTTCGGGTATAGTTTGAAGGTCAAGATGACGCGCATCCTCAAACGAAAGGATTTTGCGCGGTGGCAGGCGGGCGAAAAGCTGTCCGATGCCGCCTTGTGCAAAGCGGTTCAGGAGATGGAAAGCGGTCTGATTGACGCGGACTTGGGCGGCTTCCTTTACAAGAAACGGGTTGCCCGCCCTGGTGGTGGCAAGAGTGGCGGCTACCGCACGTTATTGTCGGCCCGGATCGGCAGCCGCTATGTGTTCCTGCATGGGTTCCCCAAGAGCGACAAGGCGAACATTACGCAGGACGAGAAGAAGGCACTGCAATTCGCCGGCAAGGTGTTCCTGGAACTGTCCGCCGAAGCATTGTCGAAGGCGTTGCAGTCAGGCGTGTTATTGGAGGTGCATTGTGAGCAAGATCATTGAATCCCTGCGTGGCGATCTGGCCGCGCTCCACGAAGCGGGAGCGATCGGCAAGGTAACGATGCGCGAGTTCGACGCAATCTGCCCGCCGCCGGTGCGGGAGTTCAGTGCTTTCGATATCAAGCGGCTGCGTGAAGCCTTGAAGTTTAGCCAGCCGGTGTTCGCTCTTCATCTACACACGTCGGCCTCGACCGTGCGCAAGTGGGAACAAGGCGAAACCCATCCCACGGGGCCAGCGCTCAAACTGCTCAACGTCATCGCCGACAAGGGCCTGCAGGCCATCATCTGATGCCTGACGAGGGAGACAGGCATTGGCGACGCGAATTACCCCTTTCAACTCACAGCATCTTGAAGCCGCCTGCCGCGTGCTCGCCGATACCGAACGCGGTCTGAGCGGTACACAGATCGAGCGGCTGCTGCAGGAAATCGAGGTTGCCGACACGTCGCCCGGCATGACAAAGTGGAAGCGGTTGTTCAATGCGCTGGCCGGTGCGCAGAACCACCACCAGATCGGCAACCATCTCATCATGTTCATCAACCGCGCGATGAACCCGGTGAACTACGCCCGCGATCCCGCGACGTTCGCTTGGCGGCGCGACGAACTCAATGTCGTCCTTGCCTTCTCCGGTTTCTACGTGCGCGATGACGGCAAGGTTGCTCACGCCGATAAGGCCACGACGCTTGATGCCGCCCGCGCCCGCGCGGGACGACTCAAGGCCGCACTGGAAAGCCGCGTCGTCCATGCGGAAGTGCTGAACTACTGCCGCGCCGAGTTGCTGGAGGAAAACTACTTCCATGCCGTGTTCGAGGCAACGAAAGGTGTTGCGGAGCGGATTCGCCTGCTGTCGGGCCTGAACGGCGACGGCGCGGACTTGGTGAACAAGGCATTCGCAGGCCAGCAACCCGTTCTCGCCTTGGGACCGCTCACCACCGAGTCCGAAAAGAGCGAGCAGAAAGGCTTTGCCAACCTGCTGATCGGCTTATTTGGCGCCGTGCGCAATCCGCTGGCCCATGCGCCCAAGACGAATTGGCCCATGTCCGAACAGGACGCACTGGACATCCTGACGCTGGTATCGCTGATTCACCGCAAGCTGGATGGCACCACGAAATTAGCGGCCGTATCGCCGTAAGTGAGAGACAGGAATGGACGAGGCGATCGTTGTCTTCTCTCGAAAAGGGATTTTCCAGACCACGATTGCCGCGCGCGACGTTCGCAGCCGGGAACATGCGCGCAAGCTGTGGCCCTTGGTGTCTCCAGGCGCAGAGCGCCAGATGGTGACATGGGTCAGCCCCTCCTTTGAAAGCGGGAAGCTGCGTCGGCGATCCCATTTCCGCGTACTTCCTGCCCAGCACACCTTTAACCCCAAAGCGCACTTCGACGATGAAGAAGCCAGCCGATGGCGCGCCGTGCAGGAAAGTCCTGAACACCGGCGGGCGAAAGAACTTGTCGCGGCCGAACTCTCACGACGTTTGAATGCCGGGCTTGCGATGCCGTGGGCGTTCAAGGATATGGATGCGTCGGACTATCCGCTGGAAGGCAACTTGTTGCTCGGCGCCGACCAGGTGGCAACCGAGCATCCCCTGGAGACGCCATTCGGCAGCAAATTCCGGCTCGACGTTGCCGTGCTCGGCCCCCCGGTCCAGGCTGAACCGATGGTGCTGGGCGGCGTTGAAATCGAACTCGGCCACGCCTTCGACGGGCGCAAGGCTCTTATCGGGAAGTCGCTCGGATTCCCGCTCATCTCCATCGACATCACCGAGATGACGCTGGACGAACTCACGCCCGAGTGGGCACGGCAGGTATTGACTGCGACCACGCGGAGCCACGAGCAAGGACGCCGGCAGACCTACATCTATCTCCACGACCTGCTGTACCCCCTCTACGCGCAATTGCCGGCGTTTCTGGACGACGAGCAGCGCCATCAGTTCCTTGTGTTTGCCGACGATGAGACCCTGAACAAGTTGGTGCGCTGGATGAACCTGCTCGCCGAAAAGCTGGAGTACCCGAAGGGTACGGTCGCCGTTGCCTTGGTCAATGGCAAGAACGAACAGTCGCGCAAGATGCTGGAACGCGCGGGACAAGTCGTTGGCCCCGACTGGAGCGAGTTCAACGGCCAGCGATGCCTACGACTGACCCTGCCGCGTCCCAAAGGCCCGGCGGATCTCCAGGCCCATCGCTTCCACATGACGATGGCGCGCATCCTGCTGTCGCACACTGATTCGCTCGTTGGCTACAAGTATTGCAACGGCGTAGACAACCACCACCCTGAAGAAGACGTGTGGGTTGCGCATCGCTGGATCGCCGACTTGAAAACCCATACCCAGCATCGCGTCTTGCCGAAGCGGCTGGCTGAACCGATCAACAGATTGATCGCGGTGGTTTCGGACCTGCATCGCAATCACGCGGCTGCCAGCCAAGAGGCGTGACCATCCCCCGTCGGAAGTCAGCCGATAGGCAAGCATTCCTGCGGAGTTACGCGCCTATTTGCAAAGAGCATTGAATCTCAGTCCGTAGTCGGTTTTGAGGCTCTTTTCCGCGGGGCCGAAGAAGGCAAAGACGGCAAGCACTCAAACAAGCGTTCTGCATAGACGAACCCCATCCGTCTGACCGCGCCCTGATCGAAATACAGCAGCCAAGCGGCAAGTAATGCCAGCGAAATGAGCAGTGTCAAGCCTGCGGCAAGCCCCGGATCGGCAAGGTGCTCTAGGTTAAAATGAGGAGGTACTACCTGCAGAATCTTTGCAATCAGCAATCCGTAGACGATGCCCAGGAGGCACGACACGATGCCGGCAGGCTTCATTGCCAGCATATTGCGGTGAAATCCGTAGGCGATGTTCTCTTTCAGCAAGAGCTGCTTGTTGGAACGCGTGAGTTCGCGAAGCCGCTTTGTGGCGCCAACGTAGATGTCGTCTGCCTTGTCAGGGCTTGCTGATTCTTCTTCTGCCGTTGGCATGGCGATGCCCAGCTTGGCCGTGATCGCCGTGTGGTAGCGCTGCTTGCTGACACCATCGAGAAACTTGTCGCGATGGCGTAACGCGATGGTTGTCGGCATACCGCCCCACCTTGCAACCAGGATCTCTTCAAGCTTCTTCCCGCGCCCGCGAGCTACGCTCGCAAGCGCATAAATGGCACCGCAGCCACCAAGCAAGCCGATCACGCCTGTAAGTACCGGGTGCTTTGCGCCGTAGACGCACAACAAAGGAACGAGCAGCGGTAACGCTACAAGAAGTCCTGGGATTACGCGCGCCTTGCGCTCATAGGGGTCTTTGACCAGTTCAAAAATAGTTGTCATGGGCGTTCAGCTTTGGGCCGACAAGGCATCAATATAGGGTTGAATTTCATCGCGGTTCTTTAAAGTGATCTGCTGCGCGAGAGGGTCGGGTGCTTCCTTGGTATGCAAGCCCAAACGCCTCAGCGTGTAATACAAAAACGCTTGGCGGCATGGAAGTTTGACCTGTCCGTCTTCCATTCCATAGTCCAACTCCAGGACTCGTTTCTTGGCAGCGGGCAAATCGGGGTGCGGTGCAAGCACCAGCGTCAAGAGAGTTTGCCAGTGCGAATCTTGGCTGGCGTCCACTTGGCTCGCTTCGAAGCCGTCGATGCGCAGGATTCGGGCGAGGACGAAATCACTGAAGCGCTGGCGTTTGTGGCAAAACGCGCGCATGTGCCAGCGAAAACCGTCATTACCAAGGGCGTGGGGAGACAGCAGACGAACCGATTCGTCCATGGACGTCATGGACTGGTAGCTCACCCAAATGGCTTCCTGCTGCCGAATTGCCCGGACCACTGCTTCGACGGTCTGTTCATTGATCGTGCGCCAGGGGGACGGCGCCCAATCTGCCTCAAGTGCTGAGCCGATAAAGCTGGCCGCAGGCTCGATGACTCCCATCTTGGTGGCCAGCAGCTCCGCTAGATAGTGTTGCGCCGAACTTCGTTGGTAAAGCGGGTGAAAACTCGGCGCTGCCGTGTAGGTCTTGGAACTGCGGTCGTAAGTTAGGTTGCTCGGCGCCAACTCCGTGTACTTGGCAATGTCCAGTGACGCCTGGGGAACCGATATGCCGAAGTGCTCAGTGAGATCCATTCGATTAATGTGCCGTTCCCAGCGCAAACGGAAATCGATGAATTGAAGTCTGCTTTCCAACCCCCAACTTAGCCCTTTGGGCTCAGCAGGATTGGCGGCAGTGACAGAGGGCTCTTGCATCAGTTGCGCCTAAAAAGTAGACGGATATAAAAAATAGTCGTACATTAACTATACGCGATCATCCTTCGGTCGTCTACCCGGAGCCCCAATGCCCACAACCATCACGTTTTTTCCCGTCGACAACGGGGACATGACCCTCATCAAGTTCGGCGACCTCGACGCAACCACCCTGCTGATCGACGTAAACATCAGGCAAGACGCCGACGACCCTGACGGTGAGGCGCGCGATGTCGCCAAGGATCTGCGCGACCGACTGAAGAAAGATGAGAACGGCAGGCCGTATGTCGATGCGTTCCTGCTGAGCCACCCGGACCAGGACCATTGCCGAGGCCTGACGCGGCACTTCCACCTGGGGCCGCTGGACAAGTATCCGGATGACAAGAAGGACGACAAGGACAAGAAGATCGTGATCCGCGAGATATGGTCGTCTCCGATCGTGTTTCGACGCGCCAGCAAGACGCACACCTTGAGTGACGACGCCAAGGCATTCAACACGGAGGCGCGTCGGCGCGTACAGCTGAACCGCGACAAGAATTTCGTCGTCGGGAACGGCGACCGCATTCAGATCATGGGCGAGGACATCGACGGAAAAACCGATGATCTCACCTCGATTGTGCGGAAGGTGGACACGCGCTTCTCGACGATCAATGGCAAGAGTTCCGCATTCTTCTCCGCGATTCTTCTGGCACCCTTGGACGCCCAGGACGACGAAGAAGAGGAAGAGTGCCTGGTCAAGAACCAGTCCAGCGTGATCTTGAACTTCACATTGGCCGCTGATGCTCAGACGCCGGATGGCGCAAAATTCCTTACTGGTGGCGATGCCGAAGTATTTATCTGGAACCGCCAGTGGCAGCGCCACAAGGCCGAAGCCGATGTGCTTGAGTACGACATCATGCAGGCGCCACATCACTGTTCCTGGCATTCGCTGTCCTATGACAGTTGGTCGGACTACCGCGAAAAGGCCAAACTTGATGCCGACGCTCGCAAGGCGCTTTCGCAGACCCGCAACGGTGCCGTCATCGTCGCCAGTTGCAAGCCGATCGCAGACGACGACAGCGATCCGCCCTGCATCCGCGCAAAGCGTGAATACGTAGCAATCGTGGACGAAGTAAAAGGCGACTTTTACTGCACGGGCGAATATCCGAGCGAAAAATCCGTGGAGCCCCTCGTTTTCACCGTCACCGCTCAGGGTGTGCAGCCTCCCTCGAAGAAGGAAGCCGGATCGAAGGCCGCCGCCGTGATCACCTCCGCGCGCGCGCCCATGCCACACGGGGCATCATGACGGGCACCATCGCGGACGCACTGCATCAACTTCAGCGGCACAGGGGCCTTGTCCGCGTTGGCGAGCCAAGGAAAAGTGGTGAATCGACGCAGATTGAAGTCGATGTTGCTGTTGAATTGCCGAGCAGGTCTCGGCGCAATGGCGTATCCGGGACCGGAGTGCGCTCGGTCGAGACATGCGTTCTGGTATTCGGCAGTGACTGGCCCATGTCTGCACCCAAGCCTTTCTTGCGTGCGGACTTCCCACTCAACTTGCCGCACATCAATCCTCATCGCGAAGGCGAGTTGGTCTCGCCTTGTCTGTTCGAGGG
The genomic region above belongs to Methylophaga frappieri and contains:
- a CDS encoding type II toxin-antitoxin system RelE/ParE family toxin; this encodes MTRILKRKDFARWQAGEKLSDAALCKAVQEMESGLIDADLGGFLYKKRVARPGGGKSGGYRTLLSARIGSRYVFLHGFPKSDKANITQDEKKALQFAGKVFLELSAEALSKALQSGVLLEVHCEQDH
- a CDS encoding helix-turn-helix domain-containing protein, whose translation is MSKIIESLRGDLAALHEAGAIGKVTMREFDAICPPPVREFSAFDIKRLREALKFSQPVFALHLHTSASTVRKWEQGETHPTGPALKLLNVIADKGLQAII
- a CDS encoding TIGR02391 family protein translates to MATRITPFNSQHLEAACRVLADTERGLSGTQIERLLQEIEVADTSPGMTKWKRLFNALAGAQNHHQIGNHLIMFINRAMNPVNYARDPATFAWRRDELNVVLAFSGFYVRDDGKVAHADKATTLDAARARAGRLKAALESRVVHAEVLNYCRAELLEENYFHAVFEATKGVAERIRLLSGLNGDGADLVNKAFAGQQPVLALGPLTTESEKSEQKGFANLLIGLFGAVRNPLAHAPKTNWPMSEQDALDILTLVSLIHRKLDGTTKLAAVSP
- a CDS encoding WYL domain-containing protein; amino-acid sequence: MQEPSVTAANPAEPKGLSWGLESRLQFIDFRLRWERHINRMDLTEHFGISVPQASLDIAKYTELAPSNLTYDRSSKTYTAAPSFHPLYQRSSAQHYLAELLATKMGVIEPAASFIGSALEADWAPSPWRTINEQTVEAVVRAIRQQEAIWVSYQSMTSMDESVRLLSPHALGNDGFRWHMRAFCHKRQRFSDFVLARILRIDGFEASQVDASQDSHWQTLLTLVLAPHPDLPAAKKRVLELDYGMEDGQVKLPCRQAFLYYTLRRLGLHTKEAPDPLAQQITLKNRDEIQPYIDALSAQS